The sequence below is a genomic window from Ciceribacter thiooxidans.
TTCACATAACCGTCTCCGAGCACCTGCCGGCGGGTGGCCATGCCCTCGCGGTAACGCAGAGACTTCTCGGCGGCCTCGTTCATGGACGTCCTTTCATGCCTTCCTGACAAAGGGTTCGATCAACGCGGCCAGCCGCTGTGGCTGCTCAACGCAGGGAATGTGCCCGCATCCTTCGATGATTTCGAAGCGGGCGCCGGGGATCATGTCGGCCATGCCGCGGACGAGGTCCGGTGGAGTGGACCCGTCCTGATCGCCGACGACGCACAGCGTGGGGACGGTGATCGTCGGCGGGATTGCGGAAAGGTCCGTATCGCGGATCGCCTCGCAGGCCCCGATATAGGCAGGTGCCGACTGGCGCTCCAGCATCAGACGATAACCCACGACATCCGTCCGGCGGTTCTTGTGGAACGACGGCGTGAACCAACGCTCCATGACGCTGTCACCGATACCGGCAAGTCCGCCTTTGCGGATCGCTTCGATCCGGCTGTCCCAAGTCTCTGCAGTACCGATCTTCGGCCCGGTGTCGCAGAGCACCAGTTTGCGCACCAGATCCGGACGTTTGCGCCAGAGACCCTGCGCGATCATTCCGCCAATCGAGAGGCCACAGAAGACGGCTTTGTCGATACCGACATGATCAACGAGACCGACGAGGTCGTCGACGAGGTCCTCCATTCCAAGCCCGGCTGCGCCGAGACCGGTAAGCCCGTGGCCACGGGAATCGTAGAGGAGAACCGAGATGTCGTCGCCAAGTTCATCAAAGAGCGGCAACCAAATGCGAAAATCCGTCCCTAACGAGTTGGAAAAGACGATGGTGTGCTTGGCACCGGGATCACCGATGAACTCGTAATGAACCGTAATTCCATTGATCGCGGCAAAGGCCATGATTTTCTCCTCTGAATGAAAGGTAGCTAATGGTTTTTGTTCGGTAAAATGATATTTTGGCCAAATTCCATAACCATATCGGCATGATTCATGGACGCAAGAATCAAGTTTCGTCATCTGCAGACCTTCCTCGAAGTGGCCCGTCAACGCAGCGTCGGCAAGGCCGCGGACGCACTAGCGATCACCCAACCGGCGGTCACGCGTACCGTCCGTGAACTGGAGGACATTCTTGGAGTGCCCCTCTTCGAACGCGAAGGCCGCGGGATCCGTATCTCCCATTTCGGCGAGATCTTCCTGAAGCATGCCGGCGAGAGCCTTGCCGCCGTGCAACGCGGGATGGACTCCGTGGCACAGGCACTGAAGTCGGAGGGCCCCCCTGTTCGGATCGGAACGCTGCCGACCGCTTCGGCGACCTTCATGCCAGGGGCAGTGGAACAGTTTCTCGCAAGCGGCACCGGCAGCCAGGTGACAATCGCCTCAGGTGAGAACAGGGCACTGCTCAGTTCGTTGCGGCTCGGCGAGCTTGACCTCGTGGTCGGCCGGCTGGCGGCGCCGGAGGTCATGACAGGCCTCTTCTTCGAACCGTTATACACCGAGGAAGTCGTGCTGGTTGTGCGCGCTTCGCATCCCTTGCTTGCGCGACGCAACTTCACTCTCAACGCGTTAGCCAGCTTTGTCGTCCTGATGCCGCCGTCCGGAGCGGTCATCCGCCCCTTCGTCGATCGGCTTTTCCTCACCAACGGCATCCCGGAACTGCCGCGCATGATCGAGACGGTTTCCGACTCTTTCGGCCGCGCGTTCGTCGCACGCAATGATGCGGTCTGGATCATCTCACGCGGTGTCGTCGCAGATGAGCTTTCCAGCGGGCGGCTGGTTGCCCTCGATATTGACACGAGCGAAACACGGGGCGCCGTCGGACTAACCACCCGCGACGGGATCGAGCCGAGCGCATCGCTCTCTTTGATGATGCAGGCGATTCGCGATCACGTGTCCGCACGGCAAGGACGCTTCTAGGCCGCTCAGTGCGCCTCATCCCAATTGGTGGCGGCGCGTGCATCCACCTTGAGCGGCACCCTCATGGAGATCGCCGGCATGGCCGCGTGCTCCATTACGGAGACGATCACCGGCATCGCATCCGCAACCGCGTCGTCCTCGACCTCGAAGATCAGTTCATCGTGCACCTGCAACAGCATGCGAACCCTCTCTCCAAAACCGGCATCCGCGAGCGCCGGCTCGACCTTGATCATGGCACGGCGGATGATATCGGCAGCCGATCCCTGGATCGGTGCGTTGATCGCGGCGCGCTCGTTGAACGCGCGGACCTGCGGATTGGAGGACCTGATCTCAGGGTAATGCGCGCGGCGGCCGAAGATGGTCTCGACATAGCCGTTCTCGCGAGCGAAGGCTTTCGTCGATTCCATGTAGTCCTTGATGCCGGGAAAGCGCTCGAAGTACTTCTTGATGTACTCACCCGCCTCCGAACGCTCGATGCCGAGCTGGTTGGCGAGGCCGAAGGCGGAAATGCCGTAGATGATGCCGAAGTTGATCGCCTTCGCGCGCCGGCGCACCTCGGCCGGCATGCCTTCGACGGGAACGCCGAACATTTCCGACGCGGTCATCGCGTGAATGTCGATACCGTCGGCAAAGGCCTGACGCAGTTGCGGAATGTCGGCGACATGGGCAAGCACCCGAAGCTCAATCTGGCTGTAGTCGGCCGAAACGAGCCGATGACCAGGCGTCGAGATGAAGGCCGTCCGGATCTTGCGGCCTTCCGCGGTCCGGACGGGAATGTTCTGCAGATTTGGCTCGGACGACGAAAGCCGGCCCGTGGTGGTCGAGGCGAGCGAATAGCACGTATGCACACGCTTCGTCTGCGGATGCACATAGCCCGGCAGCGCGTCCGTATAGGTGGACTTGAGCTTGGTCAGCTGGCGCCAGTCGACAATCTTGCGCGGCAGTTCGACGCCGGCTGCGGCCAGGTCTTCCAGGACCTGCGCTGAGGTCGACCATTGTCCGGTCTTGGTCTTCGACCCGCCCGGCAATCCCATCTTGCCGAACAAAATATCGCCCAGCTGCTTCGGCGAGCCGATGTTGAATCGCTCGCCGGCAAGCTCATAAATCTCGGATTCGAAGGCCGCCGCCTTCTGGGCAAGCTCGCCGGAGAGGCGGGAGAGGATCTGGCGATCAACGGTAATGCCGCGCTCTTCCATCCGGGCAAGGACCGGGATGAGCGGCCGTTCGAGCCTTTCGTAGACCTTCGTGAGTCCGTCCGCGGCAAGCCGCGGCTTCAGCACCATCCAAAGCCGCAAGGTGACATCCGCATCCTCCGCCGCATAGGCAGTCGCCTTATCGATATCGATCAGGTCGAAAGTGACCGATGATTTTCCGGAGCCGGCGACATCCTTATAGGCAATCGGCGTATGGCCGAGCCAACGCTCGGACAGTGCGTCCATTCCGTGATTGCCGCGGCCCGCTTCCAGGACATAGGAGATCAGCATCGTATCGTCGAAGCTTTCGATAACGATGCCGTGCCGCTTCATCAGCAGGTAATCGTATTTTAGGTTTTGGCCGACCTTCAGGACCGATGGGTCCTCCAATAACGTCTTGAGGGCTGTGAGCGCCGCGTCTGCCGGAATCTGGCCGTCGGCATGACCTCCGCCCAGCAGATCGCCGACACCTGTCTTGTGGGCAAGCGGCACATAGGCCGCACGAATTTCGGTTGTGCCGGCCGAGTGCGTGTTGTCCGCAATCGCCAGCGAGAAACCGACGAGGTCGGCAAGCATCGGGTCAAGCGAGGTCGTTTCGGTGTCGAAGGCGACGAGGCCGCTTTCGCGCGCGGCGGCAATCCATACCTCCAGCGTCGGCAGATCACGAATCGTCTGGTAGTCGCCGATATCGATCGTCTTGCCGTGGAAAGCGTCAGCGCGGGCCTTGACGAGGTCGGCGGGCGTCGGGCCGCTGGGAAGGGCGGCCGACGCGAATGCCGGACCAGCGACGGGGGAAGCAACAGTCGCCGCTCCGTCCTCAGCCTGCAGTTCGCCGATTTCGAGATCCGGTCCGTGAGCAGCCGGACCCCACTCGATCTTCACCGGCGCCGGCTCGATCGCGCTTGCATCGCAGCCGCAAGCCTCCGCCACGCGACGGGTCAGGGTATTGAACTCCATCGTCTTGAGAAAGCCTATGAGCAGAGGGCCGTTCTGGTTTTCGAGCACCAATTGGTCCAGCGGTACATCAAGAGACACGTCGGTGCGAAGAGTGACGAGCGTGCGCGAAAGCCGCGCCAGATCAGCGTTTGCGACGATGTTCTCGCGCCGCTTGACCTGCTTGATCTCATCCGCGCGTGCAAGCAGCGCGTCGAGGTTGCCATACTCGTCGAGCAGCTGGGCGGCGGTCTTCGGCCCGATTCCGGGAATGCCGGGAACATTGTCCGTCGAATCGCCGGTCAGCGCCTGCAGATCGATCATCTTCTCAGGCGGCACGCCCCATTTCTCGATGACGTCCGGAATACCGATCTGCTTGTCCTTCATGCTGTCGTACATGTGGACGTTGGGCGTCACAAGCTGCATCAGATCCTTGTCGGAAGAGATGATCGTGACGTCGGCACCGACGGCCTCGGCCTGACGCGAATAGGTCGCGATGATGTCGTCAGCCTCGAAACCTTCCTTCTCGATGCAGGGAAGGTTGAAGGCACGGGTCGCCTCGCGAATCAATCCGAACTGCGGCACCAATTCCTCCGGCGGCGCCGAGCGGTTCGCCTTGTAAGCGTCGTAGAGCTCCTTGCGGAACGTCTTGGAGGAATAGTCGAAGACAACGGCGAAATGGGTCGGCGTCACGCCGACGGATGTATCTCGCGCGTCCGTCAGCAGCTTCCAGAGCATGTTGCAGAAGCCGGCGACTGCGCCCACCGGCAGGCCGTCCGATTTTCGGGTGAGCGGCGGCAGGGCGTGGAACGCCCTGAAGATGAAGCCCGAACCGTCAACGAGGAAAAGATGATCGCCCTTTTTCATAGACGCATGGATAGCCTGCGGGGCCGCAAAGGTCCATTGCAGTTTGTTGAACCTCGCCTATTCTGGATCGGCGGCAGGCCGCCGCATTCCGAGGGAAAGACGATGAACCAGATTATAAGGGCCTACATCTTCTATGGCCTGTTCACGTTGCTGATGGCAGGCACATCGTGGATGCAGGAAGACTCTGCATCGCTCATCTTCCTGAAGTTTCTCGGCAGTGGAATGTACCTGCTGTCACTGGAAGGACTTCGTGCCCGTTTTCCCGAACAGCATGACGCGACACGCAGCCTGGCGACGTGGATCGAATTCAAGCTCCTGAACGCCGTCTTGTTCGGGGCCCTGATTGCTTTCGTCAGTTTCAGGCCGGACGCGCCGCTGGACGCCACCTTGCGTGGCTTTGTGGTCGCGATGAGCATGTTGGCCACGATCGAGATCGGGTTCCTTCTCTATAGGCGGCGCAAGCCCGAACGGCCTTCCTGAGAATCTTACAAATTTGTAATCCAGCATTCCCTTGAAAAGCCGCATTCGGCCTCTCATCTCTTGTTCATCGGCGACTGATCACGCCGTAGTCTGAAAGAGGCCCGTCCCCCGCCGCTTCAGACTTGGGCAAAGGCCTTATCCCCCTCTCCGGGCCTTTGTCCCAGCTTTTCGGCGAAGCCGCCGTGGCCCCTCCTCCAAGCCACGGCGGCTTTGCTTTTGCCGATGATCATCATTCTGCACACCAATTTGTCTCTTCGCAGCCTCGTCACCCGATCCGGATTCGGCTATCGTCCGCGCGATTCAAACGACAGGACAGGATGATGAGCGACATTTCCGCCGTACTCGACTGCGCCGACAAGGCGCTTCCCCAGAGCCTCGACAGGCTTTTCGATCTCGTCAGAATCAAATCGATTTCGACCGATCCCGCCTACAAAGCGGATTGCCGCAAGGCGGCGGAATGGCTGGTGCGCGAACTGACAGCCCTCGGCTTCGAGGCCTCGGTCCGGGACACGCCCGGCCATCCGATGGTGGTGGCGCATCACGCGGCAGGGTCGCCGGAAGCACCGCACGCACTCTTCTATGGACACTACGACGTCCAGCCCGTCGACCCGCTCGACCTTTGGGAAAACGATCCTTTCGAACCGGCGATCAAGGAGATCGAAGCCGGTCGCAAGGTGATCACCGGCCGTGGTACGTCGGACGACAAGGGGCAGTTGCTGACCTTTGTGGAGGCATGCCGAGCCTACAAGGAGATCAACGGGACGCTCCCGCTCCGCATCACGATTCTCTTCGAGGGCGAAGAAGAATCGGGATCTCCCTCGCTGAAACCGTTCCTCGCCGCAAACGCCGAGGAACTGAAGGCCGACTTCGCACTCGTTTGCGACACCAGCATGTGGGACGGTGAAACGCCGGCGATCGCGGCGGCGCTTCGCGGATTGGTCGGAGAGGAGATCGTTATTTCCGCCGCCGACCGGGACCTTCATTCCGGCCTCTTCGGGGGAGCCGCGGCAAACCCGATCCACATCCTCGTCGGTATCCTCGCCGGCCTCCACGATGAAACGGGACGGGTGACGTTGCCCGGCTTCTACGAAGGCGTCGAAGAAACGCCCGCCAACATCAAGGCTTCGTGGGAAACCCTCGGACGCACTGCCGAAAACTTCCTCGGCCAGGTCGGGCTATCGGTCCCGGCAGGCGAGAAAGGACGTTCTGTCCTGGAGCTCACCTGGGCGCGTCCGACAACCGAAATCAACGGAATCACCGGTGGCTACACCGGCGAAGGTTTCAAGACCGTGATCGCGGCCAAAGCCTCGGCCAAGGTCTCCTTCCGGCTGGTCGGGGAACAGGATCCAGCAAAGATCCGCGAAAGCTTCCGCGCCTATGTTCGCTCCAGGATTCCTGCAGACTGCGCGGTCGAGTTCCATGAACATGGCGGTTCGCCGGCCATTCAGCTCTCTTACGATTCGCCGGTGCTGACGAAGGCGAAGAATGCGCTTTCGGACGAGTGGCCGAAGCCGGCTGTCGTCATCGGCATGGGCGGCTCGATCCCTATCGTCGGCGACTTCCAGAAAATGCTCGGAATGGACTCCCTACTCGTCGGCTATGGGCTTACCGATGACCGTATCCACTCGCCCAACGAAAAATACGATTTGAAGTCCTTCCATAAGGGCATCCGTTCGTGGATCCGTATTCTGGATGCGCTGGCGAAAGGTGCTAGGTAGCCGGAAAAGCAAAAGGCCGGGATAACCCGACCTTTCCCTCCATTTTCCGGTCCTGCCAGTACATCCGTGGTCAGGACCGGGAATGGGCGATGCCTCGGCTTACGGCGCAATCATCTTGCGCCACGCGGCTTCATGACCCCAATGCTGTCGCTTCAAGGTTAACATGAGGTTAACACGGCGATCCTAATGCTCGACACCGCGTAAGCTCTATTGATGTCACGTAGATTGTTCTGGAAACTGCAATGAGCCTTCAATCCGTCAAAGACTTCTTAAGCCGCCACGCTCCCGAGATTACCGTCATCGAAACGGAAGCGAGCTCGGCAACCGTCGCGCTCGCCGCTGAGGCGCACGGCGTGGAACCCGACCAGATTGCCAAGACGATCTGTCTGCGGATCGGCACCGAGCCCGTGCTCGTGGTCGCTGCGGGCACGAAACGTTTGGACAATCGCAA
It includes:
- a CDS encoding M20/M25/M40 family metallo-hydrolase, with the protein product MSDISAVLDCADKALPQSLDRLFDLVRIKSISTDPAYKADCRKAAEWLVRELTALGFEASVRDTPGHPMVVAHHAAGSPEAPHALFYGHYDVQPVDPLDLWENDPFEPAIKEIEAGRKVITGRGTSDDKGQLLTFVEACRAYKEINGTLPLRITILFEGEEESGSPSLKPFLAANAEELKADFALVCDTSMWDGETPAIAAALRGLVGEEIVISAADRDLHSGLFGGAAANPIHILVGILAGLHDETGRVTLPGFYEGVEETPANIKASWETLGRTAENFLGQVGLSVPAGEKGRSVLELTWARPTTEINGITGGYTGEGFKTVIAAKASAKVSFRLVGEQDPAKIRESFRAYVRSRIPADCAVEFHEHGGSPAIQLSYDSPVLTKAKNALSDEWPKPAVVIGMGGSIPIVGDFQKMLGMDSLLVGYGLTDDRIHSPNEKYDLKSFHKGIRSWIRILDALAKGAR
- the pcaQ gene encoding pca operon transcription factor PcaQ — encoded protein: MDARIKFRHLQTFLEVARQRSVGKAADALAITQPAVTRTVRELEDILGVPLFEREGRGIRISHFGEIFLKHAGESLAAVQRGMDSVAQALKSEGPPVRIGTLPTASATFMPGAVEQFLASGTGSQVTIASGENRALLSSLRLGELDLVVGRLAAPEVMTGLFFEPLYTEEVVLVVRASHPLLARRNFTLNALASFVVLMPPSGAVIRPFVDRLFLTNGIPELPRMIETVSDSFGRAFVARNDAVWIISRGVVADELSSGRLVALDIDTSETRGAVGLTTRDGIEPSASLSLMMQAIRDHVSARQGRF
- the polA gene encoding DNA polymerase I, translated to MKKGDHLFLVDGSGFIFRAFHALPPLTRKSDGLPVGAVAGFCNMLWKLLTDARDTSVGVTPTHFAVVFDYSSKTFRKELYDAYKANRSAPPEELVPQFGLIREATRAFNLPCIEKEGFEADDIIATYSRQAEAVGADVTIISSDKDLMQLVTPNVHMYDSMKDKQIGIPDVIEKWGVPPEKMIDLQALTGDSTDNVPGIPGIGPKTAAQLLDEYGNLDALLARADEIKQVKRRENIVANADLARLSRTLVTLRTDVSLDVPLDQLVLENQNGPLLIGFLKTMEFNTLTRRVAEACGCDASAIEPAPVKIEWGPAAHGPDLEIGELQAEDGAATVASPVAGPAFASAALPSGPTPADLVKARADAFHGKTIDIGDYQTIRDLPTLEVWIAAARESGLVAFDTETTSLDPMLADLVGFSLAIADNTHSAGTTEIRAAYVPLAHKTGVGDLLGGGHADGQIPADAALTALKTLLEDPSVLKVGQNLKYDYLLMKRHGIVIESFDDTMLISYVLEAGRGNHGMDALSERWLGHTPIAYKDVAGSGKSSVTFDLIDIDKATAYAAEDADVTLRLWMVLKPRLAADGLTKVYERLERPLIPVLARMEERGITVDRQILSRLSGELAQKAAAFESEIYELAGERFNIGSPKQLGDILFGKMGLPGGSKTKTGQWSTSAQVLEDLAAAGVELPRKIVDWRQLTKLKSTYTDALPGYVHPQTKRVHTCYSLASTTTGRLSSSEPNLQNIPVRTAEGRKIRTAFISTPGHRLVSADYSQIELRVLAHVADIPQLRQAFADGIDIHAMTASEMFGVPVEGMPAEVRRRAKAINFGIIYGISAFGLANQLGIERSEAGEYIKKYFERFPGIKDYMESTKAFARENGYVETIFGRRAHYPEIRSSNPQVRAFNERAAINAPIQGSAADIIRRAMIKVEPALADAGFGERVRMLLQVHDELIFEVEDDAVADAMPVIVSVMEHAAMPAISMRVPLKVDARAATNWDEAH
- the pcaD gene encoding 3-oxoadipate enol-lactonase, which produces MAFAAINGITVHYEFIGDPGAKHTIVFSNSLGTDFRIWLPLFDELGDDISVLLYDSRGHGLTGLGAAGLGMEDLVDDLVGLVDHVGIDKAVFCGLSIGGMIAQGLWRKRPDLVRKLVLCDTGPKIGTAETWDSRIEAIRKGGLAGIGDSVMERWFTPSFHKNRRTDVVGYRLMLERQSAPAYIGACEAIRDTDLSAIPPTITVPTLCVVGDQDGSTPPDLVRGMADMIPGARFEIIEGCGHIPCVEQPQRLAALIEPFVRKA